From the Bacillus tuaregi genome, one window contains:
- the trpB gene encoding tryptophan synthase subunit beta, producing MASISVENKGYFGEFGGSFIPEDLQKVMDIIEEQFLRYKDDEEFQQELDYYLKEYVGRENPLTFAENLTKKIGGAKIYLKREDLNHTGSHKINNALGQILLAKKMGATRVIAETGAGQHGVATATACAMFGLECVIYMGKVDTERQALNVFRMELLGAKVVPVDKGQGRLKDAVDEALNDLVENYENTFYLIGSAVGPHPYPTIVKHFQSIISKESKQQILEKEGKLPTAVVACTGGGSNAIGSFVNYLEDKEVRLIGAEPAEAPTMSEGVPAVLHGFKSYTLLDENEKPKPVFSVAAGLDYPGVGPEHSYLKKSGRAEYVTVTGQEALEAFQTLSKVEGIIPALESSHAVAHGIMLAKELSKDDVIVINLSGRGDKDVDQVYKMLNK from the coding sequence ATGGCAAGCATTAGCGTAGAGAATAAGGGATATTTTGGTGAGTTTGGTGGAAGTTTTATTCCAGAGGACCTTCAAAAAGTAATGGATATTATTGAAGAACAGTTTTTAAGGTATAAAGATGATGAGGAGTTTCAACAGGAATTAGATTATTATTTGAAAGAATATGTAGGCCGTGAAAATCCATTAACTTTTGCGGAAAATTTAACGAAGAAAATCGGCGGCGCAAAGATTTATTTAAAGCGTGAAGATTTAAATCATACAGGATCACATAAAATTAACAATGCACTTGGACAAATATTATTGGCAAAAAAAATGGGAGCAACACGAGTGATTGCCGAAACTGGAGCAGGGCAGCATGGAGTAGCAACCGCAACAGCATGTGCGATGTTTGGTCTTGAATGTGTCATTTATATGGGAAAGGTAGATACAGAACGTCAGGCGCTTAACGTATTCCGTATGGAGCTACTTGGTGCAAAGGTTGTTCCTGTTGATAAAGGACAAGGCAGATTAAAGGATGCTGTTGATGAAGCTCTAAATGACCTAGTAGAAAACTACGAAAATACTTTTTACTTAATTGGGTCTGCTGTTGGTCCACATCCTTATCCGACAATTGTAAAGCATTTTCAATCTATAATCAGTAAAGAGTCTAAACAACAAATTCTGGAAAAGGAAGGCAAATTACCGACTGCAGTTGTTGCCTGTACAGGTGGAGGCAGCAATGCAATTGGATCGTTTGTGAATTACCTTGAGGATAAAGAAGTTCGTTTGATTGGTGCAGAGCCAGCTGAAGCGCCAACTATGTCTGAGGGAGTGCCGGCTGTTCTTCACGGATTTAAGAGCTATACGTTACTAGATGAGAATGAAAAGCCAAAACCAGTATTCTCCGTTGCAGCAGGATTAGATTATCCTGGTGTTGGTCCGGAGCACAGCTACTTAAAGAAGAGTGGAAGAGCTGAATATGTTACGGTTACGGGGCAGGAAGCATTAGAAGCCTTCCAAACATTATCAAAAGTAGAAGGAATCATTCCAGCATTAGAAAGTTCCCACGCTGTAGCGCACGGAATCATGCTGGCTAAAGAACTATCTAAAGATGACGTTATCGTTATAAACCTATCTGGACGTGGAGATAAAGACGTTGATCAAGTTTATAAAATGCTAAACAAATAA